Sequence from the Candoia aspera isolate rCanAsp1 chromosome 7, rCanAsp1.hap2, whole genome shotgun sequence genome:
CGCCGGTCTtctgggtggggaagggggagaggcgCGTCCCGGCGGAGACTCTGGATCTGCGCCACGCCGGACGTCTCTTCCCCGCCGTCGGGCTTCGGGGCACCTGACGAGCAGCCGGCGGCGACCGCCACGCGCGAAGAAGCCGCGGCGTTCGCAGCCTAATGGCGAGGCCGGGATCCACTGTGGGAAGCCGCCGTCCAGTGTGAGCCTCGGCAACGGCCGGCGGTGGGATCTCTGGGGGCCAGATTGGGTGGCAGCGAGGAGCCATTTTGAGCGCCGTTTCGACGAACCTAACAGCAGCATCCGCCGCCAACTTTAAGGTGGGCGAAAGTTGGTTCTCTCCCCCGCGCCGGAGCGTTTCGGGGAGCCTCGTCCTTTCCAGGCTCCCCAGCTGCTGATGGACGAGGCCGGATGAGCAGCTCAGCGGGATGGATGGATTTTGTAGCCCTTTCGCCGTCCTGCCTGCCTCCTAAGCCTCGGAGATGCTCCGTTTGCCGGGGGCCGCCTGGCTGTCGTGGATCTCGCTTCTGGCGCTCGCGGCGGCGGGCTGGGAGCTGCACCTCCtttgcggcggcggcggcgacccgGGGCGCTTGCTCTTGGACCTGTCGCTGGGGCCGGAGTGGCTGTGCGCGCTGGACGAGACTCTGACCCCCCGTCTGCTGAGGGACGCCGTGGAGGTGGCGAGCGACGGGCTGCTGAGGACGACGGCGGCGCCGGTGGAGTGCGCGGGCTTGGTGGGAAATCCGCTGCCCCTCCATTTGCGCCTCGCTTCTCCCGCCGGCGGCGCCCTTCTCTCGCTCCGCCTGCCTGCTTACCTGCACGGCCGGGGCTGCCCTGGCGGATCCCGCCAGCGAGCTGCCACCCGGCCTCGCCTGGCCGGGTTTCCAGCCCTTCTCCCCGGGCAGCGTTTGGCCTCTCTGCtctgcttccctcctccctctagGCAGCAGGTGCTTCCCAAAATGGGGGAGGCGGAGGGAGGACCCCTGCTCTGGGCTCTCGTGGCCCTGACAAGTTTCCCACGGTGTACCTGTCCCAACGGTCGGCCTTTGGGGAAAGTTGGGAAGAAACCACTAGACTGCCACCTTCCCCACGGGACCAGCCCCCTGAAGCTTCTTTGTCATTTGAAGAGGACCCAGGGAGATGTTCTGGTAGAGCTGGGTAATCCTAGGCCTTGGGGAGTGAAACAGCTGGTAGGGGGTAAGTTAGAGGTGAATGGAAGCAAGCAAGAGGTCTCCCCACAATTTGGGACCTGGAGTGAAGGCAGTTGGGATTCTGGGCCTCGAGGGCCTCGGAGGATGAGGAGTGTGAACAACCCACCACAGTTCAAGCTGCCCAATTACCAAGTTTCAATTGCTGAGAACCAGCCTGCAGGTACAGCAGTCATCACCCTAGAAGCCCATGACCCAGATGAAGGGGAGGCAGGCCGGTTAACCTACTCTATGGAGGCCTTTTTTGACAAAAGATCCAATGATTACTTCTCTATTGATTCTGAGATGGGAGCGATAGTCACCACCCGTAAGCTGGATCGAGAGACAAAAGACACCCACGTGCTTCAGGTGACTGCAACAGACCATGGGTCCCCACGGCATCGCTCAGCAATCACTTTCCTGACCGTGACTGTAAGTGACACCAATGACCATGATCCTGTGTTTGAACAGCCAGAGTATCGAGAGAACATTAGAGAGAACCTTGAGATAGGTTATGAAGTGCTCACAATTCGTGCCACAGATGAGGATGCTCCAGACAATGCTAATTTGCTCTATCGTATCCTAGAGCCAGGCTCTGCAGAAGGAATTTTTGAGATTGACCCGTATTCTGGTGTTGTGAGAACTTGTGCCATTGTGGATAGAGAGGAGGTCTCAGAATACCATCTTGTGATAGAAGCCAATGACCAGGGGAAAGACCCAGGTCCACGAAGTGCCACAGTTACGGTGCATATCACAGTGGAAGATGAGAATGACAATTCCCCACAATTCAGCGAGAAACGCTACTTGGTACAAATACCAGAGGATACTCCAGTCAACAGTCAGGTATTACAGGTGCAAGCCACTGACCGAGACCGTGGTAACAATGCCCAGGTGCATTACAGTATTGTGAGTGGCAATCTGAAGGGTCAGTTTTATATCCATTCTTTCTCTGGCTCTATTGACTTGATCAATCCCCTGGACTATGAGACTATTCGAGAGTACACCCTCAGGATCAAGGCCCAGGACGGAGGAAGGCCTCCACAGATCAATTCAAGTGGGATGGTGTCCATCCAAGTGTTAGATGTAAATGACAATGCTCCTATTTTTGTGAGCACCCCCTTTCAAGCCACAGTACTAGAAAATGTCCCCATAGGATATTCAGTATTACACATTCAGGCAGTAGATGCTGACTCTGGAGACAATGCTCGTTTGGAATACAAGTTCTTGGAGCTCTCTCATCCTTCTGCCCTGGCCTCCCCAGGTGGGAACACAGGGTTTCCCTTCCAGATCAACAATAGTACAGGATGGATTACAGTGTCATCTGAACTTGACCGAGAGACTACAGCAAATTACCACTTTGGGGTGGAGGCCAGAGACCATGGAGTGCCTGTCATGACTTCCTCTGCCAGTGTATCTATCACTGTCCTTGATGTCAATGATAACAGTCCTACTTTCACTGAAAAAGTGTATCAGCTCAGGCTCAATGAGGATGCAGCAGTAGGCAGCAGTGTCTTGACACTGACTTCAGTGGATAAAGATGTCAATAGTGTGGTGACCTACCAGATCACTAGTGGCAACACAAGGAATCGCTTTGCCATTACTAGTCAGAGTGCAGGTGGTCTGATTACTCTGGCCTTGCCCCTTGATTATAAGCAGGAAAGGCAGTATGTATTGACTGTCACTGCTTCAGATGGAACGCTGTTTGACACAGTCCAAGTCTTCATCAATGTCACAGATGCCAATACACACCGACCAGTTTTCCAGAGTTCACATTATACAGTGAGTGTCAGTGAGGACAAGCCCGTTGGAACATCCATTGTAACAATCAGCGCCACTGATGAAGATACTGGAGAGAATGCAAGAATTACTTACATCTTGGAAGACAGCATCCCTCAGTTCCGTATTGATCCTGACACAGGAACAATCACTACCTTGATGGAATTAGACTATGAGGATCAAGCTTCTTACACATTGGCCATCACAGCCCAAGACAATGGGATCCCTCAGAAATCTGATACCACCTACGTGGAGATCCTCATTCTAGATGCCAATGACAATGCACCTCGATTTCTTCGAGATCGGTACCTGGGCTCTGTTTTCGAGGATGTGCCCCTGTCCACCAGTGTTTTGCAGGTGTCAGCTATAGACCGTGACTCCGGCCTCAATGGCCGCCTTGTTTATACTTTCCAGGGTGGGGATGATGGTGATGGAGATTTTTACATTGAAGCCACATCAGGGGTGATACGGACATTGCGCAAGCTGGATCGTGAAAATGTGGCTGTGTACAGCTTGCGGGCTTTTGCTGTGGATAGGGGTAGCCCACCTCTCAAAGCATCTGTTGATATCCAAGTTACTGTGTTGGATATCAATGATAATCCCCCTGTTTTTGAACAAGATGAATTTGACATCTTTGTTGAGGAGAACAGTCGTGTTGGTTCAATTGTGGCCCGGATTAGTGCAGTAGACCCTGATGAGGGAACCAATGCGCAGATCATGTATCAGATTGTAGAGGGGAACATTCCTGAGGTCTTTCAGCTTGACCTTCTTAATGGTGACCTCACAGCCTTGATGGATTTGGATTATGAGAGCCAGACAGAGTATGTAATTGTGGTACAAGCTACCTCAGCCCCACTTGTAAGCCGAGCTACAGTGCACATACGCCTCCTAGATCAAAATGACAATCCCCCCGTGTTGCATGACTTTCAGATCCTATTCAACAATTACGTCACCAACAAATCTAATAGCTTTCCTTCTGGAGTGATTGGCAAGATCCCTGCCCACGATCCTGATATATCTGACCAACTTGACTACACCTTTGTCCAGGGCAATGAATTGAACCTGTTGCTTTTGGATTCTGTTACTGGAGAGCTCAAGCTCAGCCGAGATTTGGACAACAACAGACCCCTTGAGGCCATAATGAAGGTTTCAGTTTCTGGTAAGTGTGTATCTTTTGGAGTTTGTGATGCTAGATAATGGTGGTTGCActtttttggtgggggtgggtACTGATAACACAGGCAAATGGGAACTTcatgcactttttaaattttctatagcagtgtttctcaacctcagcaactttaagatgtgtggactttaactcccagaattccccagccaacatgctctATAGTGATGTATTTTGGTGAGAAAGTTAGAGCAGCCATTGAAAACTTCAAATTTGGTTGCTTTGTTTTGATACTAATTCTGTAGGAATATGTAACCGGTCATATTGTGATCCACAGAAACGTAGATGAATTATAAGATAAATGCAATTATGATGGTACTTTGTATTTCTGCTGGTGAGCTGGTGTCTaggtttaaattatttaaatgttgaACATATCGTAATAATAAGTGATTAGATTGTTCAAAGCCAGCTATACTGTCGTTTCTATTCACATAACATTCAAAACTTAATCTCAAGCATAGTTAAACCAGTAGTGTTAGGAAGTTTCCCTGACTTTCTTAGTTACAGATGAGTCCTAACTGCCTATATTGGACGGTTCCTTATAATTACTTGTGAATGTATCTGTTGGAGCATATGCTCAGTAAACACCTTTCTTGTGAGACCACAATGAAGTGCAATATATCCATCTAAAAAAATGTAtatcatttaattaattattttacatgCTTAGCATTTTAAGCCCCAAGTTCATTAATGTAAATGGAGAACATGGTAATAGTAGTTTTAACAACCCTAAAGCAAACCAGGAAAAGACGACTTGGCAGAATTCCTGCCTTCTGTGTATCTGTTGCCATTATTTCCAGACACATTTTAGTAGGAATAGAATACTTTAAGGGCAAATTCCATAGCATCCTGTTTGGTGATTAACATAGTAGATTCTGCCTAGCCAAGATAAATCTAAATCCATTTGCTGTATTAACAAGGATTAGTTTGATATTGATGTTGGTGCGGGAAGAACAATGCGTCACTGTCTCTAAAGTAGGAAAAAGATTTCCACATACCCATTAATATGACCTTCCAAAAATATTTGGGGGCAATATTTTGGCCCTGAGAGGCAATATTCTGGGGGCATAGTTTTTGTGGACAAATGTTAAGCATGTCAAAGCAGTTttataacccccccccctttgaaaTTAAAGGAATGTGCTTAAAGTACAGTAGGCTGGATTTTACCTTCCAATAAATTTATTTTGGCATGGATTTTCATAGGCATCCGTTGTATTTGACTATATTAAGAGTTAAAAGAGTTTGATAGTTTAAAAACATTTGTGTTGAGTCTGACTAAACTAGCTTTGAGTGCTCTTGAAtgctatttcattattattttgtaagCAACTTAAAAATATTCAGAAGTTAAGAATTATAGAAGCATTTCTCAGTCATTGCAGTACATGTCTGGTTGCTGCATGCAAGACAGAGATATCAGTTGGTTTCCTCCATTGTGCCCCAATTTTGAATTTGCCATGCACATCAGGATAGCTACTTTTCTCAAAATTTACATAGGACCTTATTCAGCAAGGCAGTTCATACAGTATGTGTTTAAAAGTAGTCAGGTTTTGTTTTgaacataaatgaataaatcctaTTTGGTGATTGGTCACCATTTCTTATATTAAAATggctttaaaatattcaaatggtTTATATGCTTATAGATGGTAAAATTTACTGTTGACTTACCTCTGAAAAACACATGGAGCATTTTTAGGGAATAACCTGCTCTTGCATTTGGGCTGTCATTCAAACTGTGCCATTGCTCTTTATAATTATAGCATGAGTGTGGCCAAGTCTAGCCTTTTGCAGTTTCATTCTCCTGTTTTTTGCAGGTCTCCCGACCAGCTGCAGCTCTTGTTGACCTTTTGAGCCTCATTGTGAACAGTATCTTGTTAGGGATGCATTTCACTGCCAATCGTCTTTTTGCTTTTGTGTGAAATGACTACAGCATGTGTATTAAATTTGGAAGGTGTTTTCCGTTGCCCCTTTTGTTGTGAAAAGTTACTCAAATTAGTCTGATTCTGTCAGCACTTAATTAGAATGTAGTGCCGAGGAGGGAAATCCAGTCAGTGCAACAGCAGTGTGTTCTGTCATTCTTACAAAACTAGTGAAAGTAGTGCTAACACTCAACATTAAAATGTATTACTTTATTCAACTTActctttctttatttcattagatttagaTGCCACctaaagcgactctgggcagctcacaatttaaaacaaaagaacaatatTCCATATGCAATATGCAAAAAATCAACATCGGTCCAGACAATATACTAAGTATACTTGATAACTGACTGAGATTTCATTCAGAGCTTTACAAGTGAATAATTGTAGTTAACATACTAGTTACTTCTTTGTTAGGGAGAGATTTCCAGAGATAATATCTGAGTTGACTTGATTATCTTGGCTTGTGGCGACTTGCTCTTGGATTACGCCTATGGTCATAATCAAGCTGAATCAACTGATAACAGAATAAT
This genomic interval carries:
- the LOC134501513 gene encoding cadherin EGF LAG seven-pass G-type receptor 1-like; translation: MLRLPGAAWLSWISLLALAAAGWELHLLCGGGGDPGRLLLDLSLGPEWLCALDETLTPRLLRDAVEVASDGLLRTTAAPVECAGLVGNPLPLHLRLASPAGGALLSLRLPAYLHGRGCPGGSRQRAATRPRLAGFPALLPGQRLASLLCFPPPSRQQVLPKMGEAEGGPLLWALVALTSFPRCTCPNGRPLGKVGKKPLDCHLPHGTSPLKLLCHLKRTQGDVLVELGNPRPWGVKQLVGGKLEVNGSKQEVSPQFGTWSEGSWDSGPRGPRRMRSVNNPPQFKLPNYQVSIAENQPAGTAVITLEAHDPDEGEAGRLTYSMEAFFDKRSNDYFSIDSEMGAIVTTRKLDRETKDTHVLQVTATDHGSPRHRSAITFLTVTVSDTNDHDPVFEQPEYRENIRENLEIGYEVLTIRATDEDAPDNANLLYRILEPGSAEGIFEIDPYSGVVRTCAIVDREEVSEYHLVIEANDQGKDPGPRSATVTVHITVEDENDNSPQFSEKRYLVQIPEDTPVNSQVLQVQATDRDRGNNAQVHYSIVSGNLKGQFYIHSFSGSIDLINPLDYETIREYTLRIKAQDGGRPPQINSSGMVSIQVLDVNDNAPIFVSTPFQATVLENVPIGYSVLHIQAVDADSGDNARLEYKFLELSHPSALASPGGNTGFPFQINNSTGWITVSSELDRETTANYHFGVEARDHGVPVMTSSASVSITVLDVNDNSPTFTEKVYQLRLNEDAAVGSSVLTLTSVDKDVNSVVTYQITSGNTRNRFAITSQSAGGLITLALPLDYKQERQYVLTVTASDGTLFDTVQVFINVTDANTHRPVFQSSHYTVSVSEDKPVGTSIVTISATDEDTGENARITYILEDSIPQFRIDPDTGTITTLMELDYEDQASYTLAITAQDNGIPQKSDTTYVEILILDANDNAPRFLRDRYLGSVFEDVPLSTSVLQVSAIDRDSGLNGRLVYTFQGGDDGDGDFYIEATSGVIRTLRKLDRENVAVYSLRAFAVDRGSPPLKASVDIQVTVLDINDNPPVFEQDEFDIFVEENSRVGSIVARISAVDPDEGTNAQIMYQIVEGNIPEVFQLDLLNGDLTALMDLDYESQTEYVIVVQATSAPLVSRATVHIRLLDQNDNPPVLHDFQILFNNYVTNKSNSFPSGVIGKIPAHDPDISDQLDYTFVQGNELNLLLLDSVTGELKLSRDLDNNRPLEAIMKVSVSDGIHSVTALCTLRVTIITDDMLTNSITVRLENMSQEKFLSPLLALFVEGVATVLSTTKEGIFVFNIQNDTDVSSNILNVTFSALLPGGIRNKFFPSEDLQEQIYLNRTLLTLISTQRVLPFDDNICLREPCENYMKCISVLKFDSSAPFISSNTVLFRPIHPINGLRCRCPPGFTGDYCETEIDLCYSNPCGNNGLCRSREGGYTCECYEDYTGDYCEVNARSGRCAPGVCKNGGTCVNLLIGGFKCECPPGEYERPYCEMTTRSFPPESFVTFKGLRQRFHFTVSLMFATRERNALLLYNGRFNEKHDFIALEIVEEQIQLTFSAVETFVQLVTHDKLNLPILTGPCVLFL